The DNA sequence GCACAACTTGGCATCACGGTAATATTTTTCCACCGGGAAATCTTTGATGTACCCGTAACCCCCATGGATCTGCACAGCTTCGTTGGCAATGCGTACCGCAGCTTCGGAAGTAAAGAGCTTGGCAATGGCACCCGCTTCATTCACGCTTTGCTTGGTATTGATCAAGTGAGCAGCCTTGAAAGTCAGCATTTCTCCTGCTTCAATTTCCATGGCCATATCTGCAAGCTTGAAGGAAATGGCCTGAAAGTCGGTAAGTGGACGGTCAAACTGGTGTCGTTCCTTGGCATACTTCAGGGAAGCCTCGAAAGCTCCTTTGGCAATACCAAGTCCTAGCGCAGCAATGGAGATCCGACCTCCATCCAACACGCCAAGGGCCTGCTTGAACCCTTCTCCGACTTGTCCGATGATATGGGACTTGTGCACACGGCAATCTTCGAAGATCATCTCCGTGGTCTCAGAGGCACGCATGCCGAGCTTGTCTTCTTTTTTGCCAGCCTTGAAGCCGGGAGTGCCCCTTTCGACGATGAAGGCTGTCGCATTGTTGCGCTCACGTGGCTTGCCTGTACGGGCAATCACAACCGCAACATTTCCGCTTTTGCCGTGCGTGATGAAGTTCTTGGCGCCGTTAAGCACGTAATGGTCACCATCCTCGACGGCAGTGGTGCTCATGTTTCCGGCATCGGAACCCGTATTGGCTTCGGTCAATCCCCAGGCACCAATCCATTCGGCAGTGGCCAATTTGGGGAGGTATTTCTTCTTTTGCTCTTCATTGGCAAATTTCAGAATATGACCTGTACACAGGGAATTGTGTGCCGCCATAGAGAGTCCGATCGACCCGCAGATTTTAGCCAACTCACTGATAGCGGTCACATATTCGAAGTAGCCGAATCCAGAGCCGCCATATTCCTCAGGAACGAGCACCCCCATCAGTCCCATCTCTCCCAATTCCTTGAAAATGTGAATGGGAAACTCTTGGGACTCGTCGTATTTCATGACTATCGGTTTGATCTTCTCCTCCCCATATCGCCGAATCATGTCTGCAATCATGATCTGGTTCTCTGAGAGTTGGAAGTCCAATCCGGGTAATTGATCTTTCAAAATGACACTCATACTTGTAGTTTGATGAATTATCAACTTTGAAAATTACAGCTTAATCCTTACTTGTCAAAATCTATCAGAGCATGAATGTTTCCTGAGTAAGGAGTCAATTTATTGCTACCCAATAGGTAGGAAAGGGATACAATGAAGCTGAATCCTGCCACTTCACCTCCGGTCTGAACCGCCAATTGCGCTGCTGCTGCGGCAGTTCCGCCGGTTGCCAGTAGATCATCATGAATGATCACCCGCTCTCCAGGTTGAATGGATTCTACGATCGATTCCAACGTGGCATTTCCATATTCCAATTCGTAGGAAACTTGGACCGTCTCGGGAGGGAGCTTGCCCTTTTTGCGGACCATAACAAAGCCTGCATCCA is a window from the Pontibacter sp. G13 genome containing:
- a CDS encoding adenine phosphoribosyltransferase, translating into MSDISSLLKDVIREVPDFPIPGILFKDISPIFLDPKLIELSAQSLAEAWKGQRIDKVIGIDSRGFLLGPRMATLLDAGFVMVRKKGKLPPETVQVSYELEYGNATLESIVESIQPGERVIIHDDLLATGGTAAAAAQLAVQTGGEVAGFSFIVSLSYLLGSNKLTPYSGNIHALIDFDK
- a CDS encoding acyl-CoA dehydrogenase family protein gives rise to the protein MSVILKDQLPGLDFQLSENQIMIADMIRRYGEEKIKPIVMKYDESQEFPIHIFKELGEMGLMGVLVPEEYGGSGFGYFEYVTAISELAKICGSIGLSMAAHNSLCTGHILKFANEEQKKKYLPKLATAEWIGAWGLTEANTGSDAGNMSTTAVEDGDHYVLNGAKNFITHGKSGNVAVVIARTGKPRERNNATAFIVERGTPGFKAGKKEDKLGMRASETTEMIFEDCRVHKSHIIGQVGEGFKQALGVLDGGRISIAALGLGIAKGAFEASLKYAKERHQFDRPLTDFQAISFKLADMAMEIEAGEMLTFKAAHLINTKQSVNEAGAIAKLFTSEAAVRIANEAVQIHGGYGYIKDFPVEKYYRDAKLCTIGEGTSEIQKLVIARSILK